Proteins encoded together in one Orcinus orca chromosome 13, mOrcOrc1.1, whole genome shotgun sequence window:
- the LOC117201984 gene encoding translation initiation factor IF-2-like: MLGRRRQPLASMTGPRGSRGPRPPPAPPGAYPSPGRRRPAGGPGQPRRRVLPGSELRPRKAPPFRAHGCRADSGQRPAGGCAPAGDMCLYFFLSQRPRRGRRLASGSRPVLPGGVTRGRQGVDARGQPGGGRSWLLCPRAGSSGTIYFEDSAPSSPGVRQHPRKVCSSTLAHPEYSSLKTVGALISSSNIYTDPYHVSIGSVV, encoded by the exons ATGCTCGGCCGCCGGCGCCAGCCGCTCGCCAGTATGACCGGCCCGCGCGGCTCGAGGGGCCCTCggccgcccccagccccgcctgggGCCTATCCGAGCCCGGGCCGTAGGCGCCCCGCCGGTGGGCCGGGCCAACCGCGACGGCGGGTGCTTCCCGGCAGCGAGCTGCGACCCCGGAAGGCTCCCCCCTTTCGGGCGCATGGCTGCCGGGCCGACAGCGGGCAGCGCCCTGCGGGAGGCTGCGCACCGGCTGGggacatgtgtttgtatttctttttaagccAGCGGCCCCGAAGGGGAAGGCGGCTGGCCTCCGGGAGTCGTCCGGTGTTGCCCGGCGGGGTGACTCGCGGTCGGCAGGGCGTGGACGCGAGAGGCCAGCCGGGAGGCGGCCGGTCTTGGCTGCTGTGCCCCAGGGCCGGCTCCTCGGGAACCATCTACTTCGAAGACTCCGCTCCCTCCAGCCCGGGTGTCCGGCAGCACCCGCGCAAAGTTTGTTCCAGCACCTTGGCTCACCCTGAATATTCTTCTCTGAAAACTGTTGgg GCCTTAATtagttcatcaaatatttatacaGACCCTTACCACGTGTCGATTGGTAGCGTGGTTTAG